Sequence from the Nocardia brasiliensis genome:
GCTCACCGGGGGCGATATCGAATACGACACGCTCGTGCGCGCGCTGACCAGGCAGGCCGCCCAGCGGCCGGACCGGCTCGCCTACAGCTTTCTGAGCTACCCGGATTCGACCTCGGCGCACGGGGTGACGGAGTCGCTCACCTACGCCGAAATCGACCGTGCGGCACGGGCTTACGCGGCGACGCTGCTCCAGGTGGCGCATCCCGGCGACCGGGCGGTGCTGCTGCTCCCGCCGGGACTGGAGTATGTGAAGGCATTTTTCGGCTGCCTCTACGCCGGCATCATCGCGGTGCCGCTGTATCCGCCGAGCGCGCACAACTCCAACGGCCGCATCGACGCGGTGTGCGTCGACGCCGACCCGGCCTGCCTCGTCACCACCGACGACGCGCTGCCCAATGTGACCGCGTGGCTGGACAATTCACCGACCGACACCACCCGGCTGATCGTGACCACCGGCGAGGTGAACGAGCGGCTCGCGACTGACTGGGAGCCGGTGCTCGTCGACCGTGATCAGATCGCGCTGCTGCAGTACACCTCCGGCTCCACCCGCACACCGGCCGGTGTGATGGTGCCGCACCGCGGCCTGCTCGCCAACGCCAGGCAGACCTACCAGATGATGTATCACGTTGGGGTCGGCCCGGAGGACGAGGTGGGCTTCGTCAGCTGGCTGCCGCTGTTCCACGACATGGGCCTGATGGTCGGGGTGATCATGCCGATCATCAACGGCCACGGCGTGGTTCAGCTCTCGCCGACCTCGTTCCTGCGCAGGCCCGAGCGGTGGCTGCGGGCGATCAGCGACCATCCCGCCCAGGTCTTCGCGGCCTCGCCGAACGTCGGCTATGAGCTGTGCGCCGAGCGGGTCGGCCCCAAGGAACTCGACGGCATCGACCTGAGTCGCTGGCGCTACGCGCTCTCGGGCGCGGAACCGGTGCGGGTCAGCACGATCCGCAAGTTCCACGCCGCCTTCGCCGCACACGGCCTGGCCGAGTCGAGCCTGATCGCGGGCTACGGACTGGCCGAGGCGACGCTGCTGGTCTCGGTCAACTGGCGCACGCTCTCCGGCGTGCAGACACTCACCGTGGACCGGGAAGCGCTCGCCGCCGGGCACGTGGTGGCCGCGCAGGACGGCGCGGACATCGTCAGCGGTGGCGCCCCGGCGCCCGGCACCGAGGTCAGGATCGTCGATCCGGAGACCAAACAGCCGCTGCCGGAGAACCGGCTCGGCGAGATCTGGGTCAACGGCCCGTCACTGTGCTCCGGCTATTTCAACCGGCCCGCGGAGACCGAGGAGACCTTCCGCGCCGAACTCGCGCCGCGCGACGGCAAGTACTACCTGCGCACCGGTGACATCGGATTCCTGCACGAGGGCGAGGTCTATCCGACCACCCGGCTCAAGGACCTGATCATCATCGACGGTCGCAATTACTACCCGCCCGATATCGAGGACGCCGCGGAGCAGGCGCATCCGCTGGTGCTGCCGGGGCGCTGCTCGGCCTTCTCCATCGAGGTCGGCGTGCAGGAGAAGATCGTGGTGCTGGTCGAGGCCAGGATCCCCACCGACGACACCACCACCGCGCGGGAGCTGCGCAACGCGGTGCGCGAGGCCATCTTCCGGGTGCACGACGTCGGCGTGCACGAGGTGCTGCTGCTGAGCCCCGGCGGGATTCCGCGCACTTCCAGCGGCAAGATCCAGCGTTCGGCCTCACGCACCGCCTACCTCGACGGCACGCTGCGTGTGCGGGGTGCGAAATGACCACCGCGCTGTCCACCCACGGCGACAAGCTGACCTGTTTCACCGCGGCGTTGGCGAGTGCGCTGCTGGCCAGGGGCGAAACCCGCTGGTGGCGGCCGCTGCTCGCGGGCGGTCCGGTGCTGGCCGTCACGCCGGCGCCGCAGGAACTGCTGCTGTTCGAACACGATGCCGTCGCGCCGCTGCCCGCGCTCGGGTTCGGCGTGCGGGGCGAGGACGACTGGGCCACGGCCTACCACGCCATAGAAGAGGAAGTGGCCGAGCATGGTTCGGTGGTGCTGCTCGCCGACATCTTCCACCTGCCATGGCAGCACGGATATCGGAAATGGCACGCGCCGCACTGGCTGGCCATCGTGGCGACCCTCGACGGCTGGGTGGTGGAGGACCCGCTCACCATGACCACCGAGCTGGGACCGCAAACCGGGCAACGGGTTCCGGTGACCTCGGCCGCCGAGCTGCGGTCCTGGTCGGTGAGCCTTGGCCCGGACGACACGGTCGCGTTGCTGCGCGAACAGGCGATGGCGGGCGCGCCGGAGATCGCGGTGGGCCGCACCTATCGCTGGCTGGAGACCCGTCCGGCCGAACGTCGCGCCCCGCGCCCGGATCGGTTGGTGGGCGCGGACGCGCTGGTCGCGCTGGCCAGCCGCTACCAATTCGCCGCGACCCCGGACGATTTCACCCAGCTCGACGACCTGTGGCAGGCGCTGCGCCAGCGCGAACTGCTGCTCTGGGCCGCGGAATTCGACGACGAGGTGCTCGACGACGCGGGCCGCGCGCACTGGGACCGCGCGGTCGCGCAGTGGCGCACCCTCCCGCCGTTGCTGATGCACGCCAGGATGCGCGCCGCCGCGGGCGGCACTGTGCAGACCGCGCTCATCGCCGAAACCCTGCTGGCCCTGGCCGAATACGAGGGCAAGCACCTCGCCTTCGCGCACCGCCGACCGGAAGGAACGTGGCGATGACCGCCGACATCGCGGTGCGACTGGCACCCGCCGACGGCTACCTCGCGTGGACCCAGCACGCGAAAACACTGTCCCGCGAGGCGATCCCGCCCAGTCCAGGCGTCCGATTGGCGGTGCTGGCGACCTACACCACCGACTTCCTCACCGAGCTGCTGCCGCTGGCCTGCGCCCGCGCCGGGCTGAACGCCGAGCTGCTCGAATTCCCGTTCGGACAGGTCGAGCAGGTGCTGCTCGCGCCGCAGACGCCATTGCGCGAAGGCGATTACGTCGTCCTCGCGGGCACCCACCACGACGTCACCGGCGCGGTCGAGGAGACCGTGGATCGCTGGGTCGGGCTGTGGGACGCCGCGGCCCGCTCCGGGGTCCGCGTCGTGCAACTCGGGTTCGCACCGCCGGCGGTCGACGCCTACGGCGCGGCCGCCTGGCGCACCCCGCAGTCGCTGTCGCATCGGGTGCGCGAGGTCAATACGCGCCTGGCCGAACAGGCGGCGGGCCGGGTGCTGTTCGTCGACGTGGAACAGCTCGCCGCACAGGTGGGATTGCGGCACTGGGAGGACCCGCGCAGTTGGTATCGGGTGCGCCAGCCGTTCGCGGCGGACAGCCTGCCGTGGCTGGCCGCCGCGATCGCCGATACGGTCGCGGCCGACCGCGGCCGCTCCGCGCGGTGCGTGGTGGTCGACCTCGACGGCACTCTGTGGGGTGGCGTCCTCGGCGACGACGGCATCGACGGCATCCGGGTCGGGACCGGCGCCGATGGTGAGGCCTTCGCCGAGTTCCAGCGCTACCTGCGCGCGCTCACCGAGCGCGGCGTGCTGCTCGCGGTGGCCAGCAAGAACGATCGTGAGCTGGCGCTGCGCGCCATCGACGAGGCGCCGGGCATGGTGCTGCGGGTCGCCGACTTCACCCATATCGTCGCCGACTGGCGGCCGAAATCCGAACAGCTCCAGGAGATCTCGCAGAAGATTCGGCTCGGGCTCGGCAGCATCGCGTTCGTCGACGACAACCCGGCCGAGTGCGCGCAGGTCCGGGCCGCGCATCCCGAGGTGCGCGCGCTGTGCCTGCCCGAGGCGCCCGCGAAGTTCCGCGCCGCGCTGGCCGCGTTGCCCTGGCTGCACCCCGGCGCGCTGTCCAGCGAGGATTTCGCGCGCCAGCGCTCCTACCAGGCGCTGGCCGCCGCCGAGCGGATCGTGACGGACAACCTGGACGAATTCCTGGCGAGCCTGGAGATGGTCGCGGTGATCGAACCGATCAACAGCACCACGGTGGACCGGGCCGCGCAGCTGATCGCCAAGACCAACCAGTTCAACCTGACCACCCGCAGGCATACCCAGAGCCAGGTGCGCAAGATGGCCGAGGACCCGCGCTGGTTCACCGCGATCCTGCGCCTGCGGGACCGATTCGCCGACCACGGCATCGTCGGCGTGCTGCTGGCCGAGCAGCACGGCGCTGCGGTCGAGATCGACACCCTGCTGCTGAGCTGCCGGGTGATCGGCCGTAACGCCGAACACAATCTGCTCGCCGCGGCCGCCGAATGGGCGCTGGCGCAGGGGAGTTCGCGATTGGTGGGCCGGTATCTCCCGACCGCCCGCAACGCGCTGGTGCGCGAGCTGTACCCCCAGCACGGCTTCACGCTGGAAGCGGAGTCGGAACAGGGGGCGGTATACGGATTCGACCTGACGGGCGGCGCGCCTGCGCGCAGTCCGCACGTGCGAGAGGCGCAGACCCAACATGGCTACTGATGTGATGGAGCAGTTGCTCGAGCTGTTCGCCGAGGTGGTCGGCGAGCCGGCCGCCCACGGCCCCGACACCGTCCGCGCCGACATGGACACCTGGGATTCCCTGGCGCAGGTCCGGTTGGTGTACGCGGTGGAACGCGCGTTCGCGGTGGAGCTTCCGGAGCGCACGCTCACCTCGGAACCGACGCTGGCCGAACTCGCCGCCGCCGTGGTTGCCGCACGGCGGGAGCGGGTGTCATGAGCGCGCGCGTGTTCCGCGTGACCGACACCGATGTGGCGACCTACGCGGCCGCCACCGGCGATCGCAATCCGTTGCACGTGGACAACGATTTCGGTCACCGCTCGCCCTACGGCAGGCCGGTGGCGCACGGTGCGCTGGTGGTGACCCTGGCGCTGGCCGCGCTCGCCGAGACCACCGATCCGATGGCGGTGCGCGACATCCGGGCGACCTTCCGGCAGCCGACGATTCCCGGCCGCCGCTACGAGGTGGACTGGACGGTGTCGGAAAGCGAAGCCCGTGGTCGGGTCAGCTTCGGTGGGATCGAGGTGGTCGGCATCCGGTGCAGGCTCGGTTCGGTGCTGCCGTGGTGCGGGCCGGCGGCCGCGGACGAGCCGCGCCGCGAGGCGCCGCGCGTGCTCGGATTGGCAGATCTGGCAGGCGATTCCGCGCAGGCGCCGGGCGCGGAGCGCGGGACCTACTCGGTGGACTACCCGTTGATCGCCGCGCTGGTGTCGCGGGTGATCGGTGGGCGCGTGCCCGAACACGTCGCCGCCGTGCTCGGCTGGGCCAGCTACTGGACCGGCATGTGCACCCCGGGCCGGGACGCGCTGCTCGTCGCGGCGTCGGTGGTGTTGCACGGGTCCGGTTCCGGTGCGGTCGAGTTCGACACCGCGGCGCCCGAGGTGGACCGGCGCTCGGGTCTGGTCACCCTGCGGGCAGGCATGCGCTGCGGCGCCAGCGCCGATGTCACCGTGCAGAGTCTGATCAGAGAGTCGGTGCCCGGGCCAGATCCGAAGGAGCTGGCCGCCGTGCTGCCGCCCTCGGAGCGGCTCGCCGGCCGCACCATCCTGGTCGTCGGCGGCAGCCGGGGCCTCGGCGCGGCCGTCTCCCTGGGCCTGGCCAGTCAAGGGGCGCGGGTGCTGGTGAGCTGTACCCGCGCGCCCGAGGTGCTCGCCGCGGCCTCGCACGCCTATCGGGACCGGCTGTGTCCGGTGCTCGCCGACGCAAGCGACGGTTACGCGCTCGGCGCGGCATTGCCCGAAGGACGGCTCGACGGCGTGGTTCTGCTTGCGGCACCGGCGATTCCGACCTTGCCGCTGGCGCCGGACGCGGTCGAGACCGCCGCGCAGTTCATGGCCGCGAGCACCCGGCTGGTCTTCGCGCCGCTGTCGGTGTGCGTGCCACGGCTCAACAAGGGGGCCACCGTGGTGTTGATCTCGTCGGAGGCGGTGCTCGCCCCGCCGCGCTGGTGGCCGCACTACGCGGCGTCCAAGGCGGCGGTCGAGGGGCTGGCGGAATACGTTGCGCGCCACCATCCGTGGCACGTGGTGGTGGTCCGTCCACCGCGGCTGTGGACCGATCTGACCAACACCCCGGGTGGGCGTGCGGTGAGCAACCCCATCGCCCCGGTCGCCGCCGATATCGTCAACGCCTTCTCCGCCGAAGATGCTGTCGCCGGGGAAGTTTCGGTACTCGGCGCGGCCGGATGGGGCGCGCCGTGGCCACTGCTGAGCGAGGAGGTGCGCGATGCTGGAGATCTCCGGTCTGAGCAAGTCGTACGGTAAGAAGCAGGTGCTCACCGGCGTCGACCTGGTCGTGCGCCCCGGTGAGATCGTCGGCTTGCTCGGACCGAATGGTGCGGGCAAGACCACGACCGCCTCGATCGTCGCGGGCCTGACGCCCGCCGACGCGGGGACGGTCCGCATCGACGAGATCGACCTCGCCGCCGAACCGCGCCGCGCCCGGCGCAAGCTGGGCTTCGCGCCCCAGGAACTCGGCGTCTATCCCACGCTGACCGCGCGGGAGAACCTGACCTTCTTCGGCAGGCTGATGGGCGTGGGCCGCAGGGAGCTACCCGGACGGATCGACGAGGTCGCCGCGCGCCTCGGCATCACGCCCTTCCTCGCCACCCGGGCGCATCAGCTCTCGGGCGGACAGCAGCGGCGGCTGCACACCGCGATGGCGCTGCTGCACGAACCCGATGTGCTGTGGCTGGACGAGCCGACCGTCGGCGCGGACGTCTCGGCTCGCCAAGACCTGCTCGACGAGGTGCGCAACCTCGCCGACCGCGGCGCCGCGGTGGTGTACGCGACGCACTATCTCCCGGAACTCGAGGTGCTCGGGGCTCGGGTCGTCGTCCTGCATCAGGGCCGAATCCTGGCCCAGGGCAGTGCCGCCGAGCTGATCGAGCGGCACGCGCAGGCGGCGGTGAGCCTCGAGTTCGCGACCGAGGTTCCCGCGAGTCTCGGCGGGTTCCTCGCCGCGCCGGGCGCCGAGGTGCTCGACGCGCGCCGCTTGGTCATTCCGACGAGCACGCCGGGACAACTGCTCGCGCAGCTGTTCACCACGCTGGACACCGACACCGAGCAACTGCTTGCCGCCGAGATCCAGCACCCCGATTTGGAGAACGCCTATCTGGCGATCATGCGCGCGGCCGCGGCCGGCGCCGAGCCGCCCGCCGAAGGGATCCGAGATGCTGTTGCATGACTCCGCCGTCGATCGGGTGCGCGCGCTGTCCTGGGCCGATCTGCGCCGGATCCGGTCGGACCCGGCACAGCTCATCGTGCTCACGGTGCTTCCCATCGGCATGATGGCGTTCCTGACCCCGGCGAACAAGGCGCAGCTGCGCTTCTTCGGCGGGTTCCCCAACGCCAGCGGCATCGAGCAGGCGGGGCCGGGCACCATCGTGATGTTCGCGTTCTTCATCACGACCCTGCTCGGCGCCTCGTTCTTCCGCGAACACGAGTGGGGCACCTGGGACCGGCTGCGCGCCGCACCCGTGCGCGCCGGCGAGATCATCCTCGGTAAATCGCTGCCGTCGGTGCTGTTCTCGCTGGCGCACCTGAGCATCCTGTGGGTGGTCGCGTTCACGCTGTGGGACCTGCGCAGCAAGGGATCGGTCTGGCTGCTGCTGCCGATCAGCGCGTCGCTCATGGCCGCGACCTGGGGGTTCGGTATCGCCCTTGTCTCGCTGTGCCGCACCATCGATCAGCTCTCGATCATGGCGCAGGTCGGCTCGCTGGCCATCGGCGGGCTGGCGGGCACGATCACCCCGCGGGACACGCTGCCGGGCTGGGCGCAGGCCTTGTCGCCGTTCACGCCGCAGTACTGGGCGCTGAAGGGGTACCAGGACGTCATCCTGCGCGGGGCCGGCTTCGGGGACATCGTCGAACCGTGCCTGATCCTGCTCGGGGTCGGTGTGGTCGGCGGGCTGATCGCGCTGTTCCGGTTCCGGCTCAGCCACAGCAAGGTCGGCCGCAGCTGAGGGCTATTCGATGGGCTGGGTGATGGCGTTGTGCTCGTCGTTGATCAGGTGAAAGGCCGAGGCCAGGTCGTCCAGGGCGGTCTGCCAGAGCGATTCGGTGCCGTCGCCGTGCGGATTTCCGCTGCTCAAGGAGAGCAGCACCTGCGCGGCCTCGGCGGCTCGGGCCGCGGCGTCGAGCAGCACCGGCGCCTGATCGGAGGTGTGGCGCGGGGCCAGCGCGTCGATCCGGTTGTGCAGCCAGTGCGCGTCGAAATGCGCCTGTTCGGTGGCGTTCTCGCCGTCCAGGGCGGACTGGGTGCTCGCCGCCGTCCAGCGGCGAGCCAATTCCTGCTGGTCCGGGGTGTTGGTCACGGCACTGCGCAGTTCACTGCTGAACACCCGCTGTAGCAGCGCCGCGAGCTTGGCGCGCTCGACCGCAGGATCGATGCCGTCGGTGACGAGGGCATCGGTCTCGCCGGGGTCGATGTTCAGTACCGCCAGAATTGCCCTCAGCTGCGCGATCGTCGCCACTCAACCCCTGCCTGTCTGCCTCGCCGAGCCGCTCCTCGGCACCACCCGACCCCCGTACACGGAAACGATTAACCAAATGATAGCCGCACGGTCTCATCGTGGCACCGCAAACGCCGCGCGAATCGTTCGGCGCACAATGCGTGTTGGCTATGGCACGCAACCGATCTCGTCGTGGCCGCCGGCTTCGCGCCGCATGGTCGCGAGGTCGCGCTGGCCACCGTGTGGGGTCCGGTCGCCCGCGACTTCGATATCGCGCCGTACGACGAGGCCTGGTTCGACGCCGCCGCCGACGCCGTGCTCGTCACCGGCAAGCCGGTGTTCGCGGAGTTCGCGCACCTGTGGCGGGTGGCCGATGGCAAGATCAGCGGGCTGCATCAGTACACCGACACCTGGTGCTGGCGCACCGCACTGGCCGCCTGAGCGACTCGGGGTGCCGGGTGGGCCCGGTGGGCACATGCTGACCTCGTTCCGAAACATCGATGCCTTCACATCTGAGTTCGGTTCGGTCACCCCGTTGGATTGTCGACACGTCGAAACAATCTCGGCGGTCTGTTTCCGGTTCGGATGATCAGCGGGCTCTGCTGTTGGCCGCCACCATGTCCAGGACCAGATCCTGTAATAGTCGGCAGGTGGTGTGTGCCTGAGTGATCAGTTGCTCCGACGATTCGGCTTCGGCCGCACCGATGAGCTCGTTCATGTGGTGGCACAGGGCGACGAGCCGTCGCACGACCTGCCGCCGCTCACCGCAGGTGAGTACGTCGCTTCGCATACTGTGGCCATCGCCGCGACACGCTCGCCCGTTTCGGCAACTCGCCGGACACCTTGCGGCGAAACGATTGTCAGCCCTGTCACCCCGATTGTCCTGGGCTTCAGTTGACGCGCGGCGCGGTTCCGCCAGGGAAGACGGCGCGCTGGGCGGTAGCGTATTCGGCCTGGATCTTGTAGTAGCGATCGGTGGGCCCGTACGCGGTGTAGAAGACGAACCCGCGGGTGGCCGGGTCGGCGAAGGGCGCGCCATCGACGAAGCGGGCAAGCACTGGATGCAGGTGGGCCGGAAAGTGCGCGGGTTGAAGGCGCAGCGGGAAGCAAATGCGTTGCATGCGTGGGGAAGTCCAGGAGAAGGTGCGGTAGAGATTGAAGGCGCCGCCGAGCAGCCCGAGCTCTTCCTCGGTGGCCGCGGTGAACTCGAGATCGGCCAGGATGGTGGCGATCTCGGCCGCGTCGAGGGTGCCCGGCTCGAACACATTCGAGTACAGATTCATCGTGCGGGCCGCGAAATCCACCGCGAGAATGCCGATCTTGCCGCCGTAGCGGGACAGGTGCGCGGCGTGTGCGCGGGCCGACTCCGGCATGCCGGGAAAGGCGAGCATCCGTTGCACGTCCATCAGTTCGGGGAAGATCAGCCAGATCTTCTGGATGCCGCCGGTGAGTGCGACGTCGACACCGGCATGGGCCGGCCCGGCCGCGCAGACGGCGGCAAGGAGCTCCTCCATCGGATGTCCGGTGTAGGTGAGCAATTCGGCCGCGCGGAGCCTGGTGATCAGTTCGGTCGGCGCGCCGGGATTCATCACCCGCACATTGACGTCACGCTCGGATACGGGGTGCGTCGTGGTGCGCACGGCGACAGCGGAATTCGTCCACAGATCGGCGAGTGTCTCCAGCACCGGATCGGTGACCGCGGGGTCGTAGCGGACCTCGGCGAGGCGGGCGAACTCGCCGAGATCCCGGCGCAGTCCATCGAGCGTCACCAGCGTGGAAGAACTCATCAGTCACCTCGGATACGTAACCGCCGCGGGCGGTTCACGCCGCCGTCGGCTGTGGAACACGGATGGACCGACACGATGTCCGAGACGACAGCGTAGTCCGTCCCGGCGTGGGATTCGGGCGAAGCGCGCAGGAAAGTTGAAGCATTGATCGACGGCGCGGGCGGATCGGGGCGTGGTGTCGGAAACCGAAAGGTATCGAAACTGTGGGGTATTAAATACTGCAAGGTATTTTTAGGACGTATCCTCGGTAAATGCGGCGGTGCTGAGAATTCCCTCCGGATTTGCCGTACAACACGCGCGGACGGTGTGTAGCGTCTGGAATCCTCAACCCTTACAGAACAGGCTAGGGCGCGTGCTCGATATCGATGGCTGCCTCGCGCGCATTATGGATATACCCGGTGCGTGCAGTACGACACTTGTGGACGGTACGAGCGGTCTCGCGATCGCCGCGGCGGGTCGGTACGACCTGGTCGATCAACACGAAGATGCCGCTGCCACAACCGATATCGTGCGTTCGGTGCTCGGCTGCGCCGCACTCGCGACCGGCTCTGCGGACACCGAGATCCTCGTGTGCGGTACGCACGCCTTTCACCTATTGAATCCGCTGTCCGGCGAATTCGCGGGGCGGCTGTTCGTGCATGTCCTGTTCGATGGTGACACCGGGAATCTGGCGATGGCGCGATTCCGGCTGCGGGGGATTCTCGCGGAATTCGCTGCGGACGATCATGAGCGTTGAGGCGGAAGTCCGGCGGGCAGCTTGGGAGGACCCGTGACCGCGCGAAGGAAATTGCTCGGAGAATTGATGGGAAGGTTGACCAAGGTGGCGATGACCGCACCGGAACTGAACATGACCGTACTGGGGGAGCTGAAGCTGCTGCGCGAGCGCGTCCCACAGCTGACCGGCGCGCTGGTCGCCTCCAGCGACGGTCTGCTCGTCGCCCACGATCT
This genomic interval carries:
- a CDS encoding fatty acyl-AMP ligase, whose protein sequence is MTTTLLTGGDIEYDTLVRALTRQAAQRPDRLAYSFLSYPDSTSAHGVTESLTYAEIDRAARAYAATLLQVAHPGDRAVLLLPPGLEYVKAFFGCLYAGIIAVPLYPPSAHNSNGRIDAVCVDADPACLVTTDDALPNVTAWLDNSPTDTTRLIVTTGEVNERLATDWEPVLVDRDQIALLQYTSGSTRTPAGVMVPHRGLLANARQTYQMMYHVGVGPEDEVGFVSWLPLFHDMGLMVGVIMPIINGHGVVQLSPTSFLRRPERWLRAISDHPAQVFAASPNVGYELCAERVGPKELDGIDLSRWRYALSGAEPVRVSTIRKFHAAFAAHGLAESSLIAGYGLAEATLLVSVNWRTLSGVQTLTVDREALAAGHVVAAQDGADIVSGGAPAPGTEVRIVDPETKQPLPENRLGEIWVNGPSLCSGYFNRPAETEETFRAELAPRDGKYYLRTGDIGFLHEGEVYPTTRLKDLIIIDGRNYYPPDIEDAAEQAHPLVLPGRCSAFSIEVGVQEKIVVLVEARIPTDDTTTARELRNAVREAIFRVHDVGVHEVLLLSPGGIPRTSSGKIQRSASRTAYLDGTLRVRGAK
- a CDS encoding BtrH N-terminal domain-containing protein, producing the protein MTTALSTHGDKLTCFTAALASALLARGETRWWRPLLAGGPVLAVTPAPQELLLFEHDAVAPLPALGFGVRGEDDWATAYHAIEEEVAEHGSVVLLADIFHLPWQHGYRKWHAPHWLAIVATLDGWVVEDPLTMTTELGPQTGQRVPVTSAAELRSWSVSLGPDDTVALLREQAMAGAPEIAVGRTYRWLETRPAERRAPRPDRLVGADALVALASRYQFAATPDDFTQLDDLWQALRQRELLLWAAEFDDEVLDDAGRAHWDRAVAQWRTLPPLLMHARMRAAAGGTVQTALIAETLLALAEYEGKHLAFAHRRPEGTWR
- a CDS encoding HAD-IIIC family phosphatase; its protein translation is MTADIAVRLAPADGYLAWTQHAKTLSREAIPPSPGVRLAVLATYTTDFLTELLPLACARAGLNAELLEFPFGQVEQVLLAPQTPLREGDYVVLAGTHHDVTGAVEETVDRWVGLWDAAARSGVRVVQLGFAPPAVDAYGAAAWRTPQSLSHRVREVNTRLAEQAAGRVLFVDVEQLAAQVGLRHWEDPRSWYRVRQPFAADSLPWLAAAIADTVAADRGRSARCVVVDLDGTLWGGVLGDDGIDGIRVGTGADGEAFAEFQRYLRALTERGVLLAVASKNDRELALRAIDEAPGMVLRVADFTHIVADWRPKSEQLQEISQKIRLGLGSIAFVDDNPAECAQVRAAHPEVRALCLPEAPAKFRAALAALPWLHPGALSSEDFARQRSYQALAAAERIVTDNLDEFLASLEMVAVIEPINSTTVDRAAQLIAKTNQFNLTTRRHTQSQVRKMAEDPRWFTAILRLRDRFADHGIVGVLLAEQHGAAVEIDTLLLSCRVIGRNAEHNLLAAAAEWALAQGSSRLVGRYLPTARNALVRELYPQHGFTLEAESEQGAVYGFDLTGGAPARSPHVREAQTQHGY
- a CDS encoding acyl carrier protein, which translates into the protein MATDVMEQLLELFAEVVGEPAAHGPDTVRADMDTWDSLAQVRLVYAVERAFAVELPERTLTSEPTLAELAAAVVAARRERVS
- a CDS encoding SDR family NAD(P)-dependent oxidoreductase gives rise to the protein MSARVFRVTDTDVATYAAATGDRNPLHVDNDFGHRSPYGRPVAHGALVVTLALAALAETTDPMAVRDIRATFRQPTIPGRRYEVDWTVSESEARGRVSFGGIEVVGIRCRLGSVLPWCGPAAADEPRREAPRVLGLADLAGDSAQAPGAERGTYSVDYPLIAALVSRVIGGRVPEHVAAVLGWASYWTGMCTPGRDALLVAASVVLHGSGSGAVEFDTAAPEVDRRSGLVTLRAGMRCGASADVTVQSLIRESVPGPDPKELAAVLPPSERLAGRTILVVGGSRGLGAAVSLGLASQGARVLVSCTRAPEVLAAASHAYRDRLCPVLADASDGYALGAALPEGRLDGVVLLAAPAIPTLPLAPDAVETAAQFMAASTRLVFAPLSVCVPRLNKGATVVLISSEAVLAPPRWWPHYAASKAAVEGLAEYVARHHPWHVVVVRPPRLWTDLTNTPGGRAVSNPIAPVAADIVNAFSAEDAVAGEVSVLGAAGWGAPWPLLSEEVRDAGDLRSEQVVR
- a CDS encoding ABC transporter ATP-binding protein codes for the protein MLEISGLSKSYGKKQVLTGVDLVVRPGEIVGLLGPNGAGKTTTASIVAGLTPADAGTVRIDEIDLAAEPRRARRKLGFAPQELGVYPTLTARENLTFFGRLMGVGRRELPGRIDEVAARLGITPFLATRAHQLSGGQQRRLHTAMALLHEPDVLWLDEPTVGADVSARQDLLDEVRNLADRGAAVVYATHYLPELEVLGARVVVLHQGRILAQGSAAELIERHAQAAVSLEFATEVPASLGGFLAAPGAEVLDARRLVIPTSTPGQLLAQLFTTLDTDTEQLLAAEIQHPDLENAYLAIMRAAAAGAEPPAEGIRDAVA
- a CDS encoding ABC transporter permease: MLLHDSAVDRVRALSWADLRRIRSDPAQLIVLTVLPIGMMAFLTPANKAQLRFFGGFPNASGIEQAGPGTIVMFAFFITTLLGASFFREHEWGTWDRLRAAPVRAGEIILGKSLPSVLFSLAHLSILWVVAFTLWDLRSKGSVWLLLPISASLMAATWGFGIALVSLCRTIDQLSIMAQVGSLAIGGLAGTITPRDTLPGWAQALSPFTPQYWALKGYQDVILRGAGFGDIVEPCLILLGVGVVGGLIALFRFRLSHSKVGRS
- a CDS encoding aromatic prenyltransferase; the encoded protein is MSSSTLVTLDGLRRDLGEFARLAEVRYDPAVTDPVLETLADLWTNSAVAVRTTTHPVSERDVNVRVMNPGAPTELITRLRAAELLTYTGHPMEELLAAVCAAGPAHAGVDVALTGGIQKIWLIFPELMDVQRMLAFPGMPESARAHAAHLSRYGGKIGILAVDFAARTMNLYSNVFEPGTLDAAEIATILADLEFTAATEEELGLLGGAFNLYRTFSWTSPRMQRICFPLRLQPAHFPAHLHPVLARFVDGAPFADPATRGFVFYTAYGPTDRYYKIQAEYATAQRAVFPGGTAPRVN